A window of Desulfuromonas soudanensis genomic DNA:
CATTGACCGCCAGGGGATCCTTCGGATAGCGCTTGACAAAGTCCTGGAGAAGCTTGCGCCCTTCGGCAAAGGCCGATTTCTTCTGGATCAGATCCAGACCCTGCTCATAGAGGGCCGCAGCTGAATCGCCCTGCGGCGACAGGGTCTCCGCATTCAGGCTCTGAGACGAGGATCGTTTCTCCAGACGGTCAATGCGCGCTTCGATGGCGCCGACCTTGAGCCCGAGGTCTTCCCGCACCATGGAGAGGTCGTCGTGAAGCTCCCGCTGCTTCCGGGTCATGTCCTCGAAGCGCCCCCCAACGGACTGAAGCTCGACCCGCAGCGCATCGACTCCGGCCTGCAGGTCGGCCTGACTGCGCGCCATCTGCAGCAACCGGTCATCCGGTCCGGCACTGCGCTGAGCGCTCAGATCCCGCTCCACCGCGGCCAGTCGCCGCTTCATCTCCTCGAGATCGCGCTCCAGGCGCAGTTCGTTCTGGGTCGGGATACATCCCGAGAGAATCCCCAGCAGACCTGCGGCCAGCATGAACCTTTTCCATCCCTTTTGCACCGGCATCCTCCAAAAAAATGAGGCCGCGCCGGAGCGCGGCCTCGGTCAACCGTTTTTCTTAGCGAAGGGGTTTGAACTCGGCCCGCCGGTTCTTGGCCCAGGCCTCTTCCCCGTGACCGGGATCGAGAGGCATCTCTTCGCCGTAGGAGATGATCGACAGGCGGTTGGCCGCAACGCCGAGGGTTTCGAGGTAGCTTTTGGCCGCCATCGCCCGGCGCTCGCCGAGTGCCAGGTTGTACTCGTCCGAGCCGCGCTCGTCGCAATGACCTTCGATGCGCAGTTGAACCGAAGAGTTGGCCTTCAAGTAGGCGGCGTTGCCGGCCAGGGTCGCCCGAGCCTCATCGGTGAGGGTGTACTGGTCGAATTCAAAAAAGATTCTCTGCAGAGTTGCAACGACCGCATCAGCCTGGGTCGCGCTCTCGCTCACCGGTGCCTCGGTCATGGACCCGTCCTGCATGCCGGTCATTCCGGCGGGTGCCTCATCGGCCTGGGCCACAGGGGCCTCAGGAGCAGGCGCCGGTTTCTTCGCGCAACCGGTGACAAGCAGGGCACTCAGGGCGACGACAAGCAGCAAACGTAGAATGATCATGTTCTTCATACTCTTCCACTCCTTTGGTATTGGCGGATGTCTCACCGCGGATTCAATGCACAGGTTTCCTGAAATAAAACGCATTTAACTCTACTACAACCTGATGAAAAAACAAACTCAATTACCAGGGTCCCGACCAGGCCGGGTGGCTGGCGCTCCCCCCGTCGGCCGAAATGAGCCGGGAACCGCTGCCGTCGGCGCGCATGACGTGGATCGCCTTCTCGCCGCTGGCGTCGGAGGAATAGACGATAAAACGGCCGTCGGGGCTCCACCGGGGATGCTCCTTGTTCCCGGGCCCGAAGGTCAGACGCCGTTCGTCGCTGCCGTCCGGACGGAGGGAGTAGAGATCAAAACGCCCCTCCTCGAGGCGACTGAAGACGATGCGGTCCCCCTTGGGGCTCCAGGCGGGGGTGGCGTTGTATTTCCCTTCGGCCGTCAGGCGGCGCACCGCGCCGCTGACGACGTCGACAACGAAGATGTGGGGGTTGCCGAGTCGGTCGGAAACGAAGGCCATCGCGTCCCCCCGAGGGCTCCAGCTGGCATCGACATCGATCCCCCACTGGTTGGTCAGCCGCTTGTGCAAGGTGCCGTCGGTGCCGATGAGGTAGAGCTCGCTGTTGCCGTCCTTGGAGAGGGTCAGGGCGATCTCCCGCCCGCCGGGACTGTAGCGCCCGGAAATATTGAGCCCCTGGCGATAGGAGAGGCGAGCCTCGGCCCCGGAGTAGATCTCCTTGCGATAGAGATCGGGATTTCCCGCCTTGTAGGAGGTGAAGATCAGCTCTTTGCCGAGGGGGGAGAAGTCGGGGTTGAGCACGATGGAGCGGTGATCGGTGATCCGCTGCGGATTGTGGCCGTCCACCTCCATCAGGTAGAGTTCCTTGTGTCCGCTGCGGCGGGAGATGTAAGCGATGCGGGTGTTGAAGGGACCTTCCTCGCCGGTGAGCCCCTTGAGAATCTGGTCGGCGAAGGAATGGGCCATGCGCCGCAGATCGGCGCGCTTGCCGAGATAGCGCCGGCCGACGAGGAG
This region includes:
- the ybgF gene encoding tol-pal system protein YbgF, which translates into the protein MLAAGLLGILSGCIPTQNELRLERDLEEMKRRLAAVERDLSAQRSAGPDDRLLQMARSQADLQAGVDALRVELQSVGGRFEDMTRKQRELHDDLSMVREDLGLKVGAIEARIDRLEKRSSSQSLNAETLSPQGDSAAALYEQGLDLIQKKSAFAEGRKLLQDFVKRYPKDPLAVNAQYWVGESYYGEKKYEDAILQFQEVIQQYGDHPKVAAALLKQGLAFKALGDDKNSRLILQKVVDTFPLSDEAKKARERLAEGRGK
- the pal gene encoding peptidoglycan-associated lipoprotein Pal; translation: MKNMIILRLLLVVALSALLVTGCAKKPAPAPEAPVAQADEAPAGMTGMQDGSMTEAPVSESATQADAVVATLQRIFFEFDQYTLTDEARATLAGNAAYLKANSSVQLRIEGHCDERGSDEYNLALGERRAMAAKSYLETLGVAANRLSIISYGEEMPLDPGHGEEAWAKNRRAEFKPLR
- the tolB gene encoding Tol-Pal system beta propeller repeat protein TolB, with the translated sequence MRRTLLLISLCLILAAPLAAAPIEIRAPGQQTIPLALTRILPLDGVVRPEVATEIDEVLRGDLDLSGLFTLVDPAAFLDDAGRLGLSSTEVDFEQWRLLGAQAVVKGAYSLRGEELSLEMRIYDVPGRRLLVGRRYLGKRADLRRMAHSFADQILKGLTGEEGPFNTRIAYISRRSGHKELYLMEVDGHNPQRITDHRSIVLNPDFSPLGKELIFTSYKAGNPDLYRKEIYSGAEARLSYRQGLNISGRYSPGGREIALTLSKDGNSELYLIGTDGTLHKRLTNQWGIDVDASWSPRGDAMAFVSDRLGNPHIFVVDVVSGAVRRLTAEGKYNATPAWSPKGDRIVFSRLEEGRFDLYSLRPDGSDERRLTFGPGNKEHPRWSPDGRFIVYSSDASGEKAIHVMRADGSGSRLISADGGSASHPAWSGPW